TGGAAGGAGGGGAACTCGCTCTCGCCTTCAGCTCCGGGATGGCGGCGGAGGCGGCAACATTCCTCACCCACTGCAAGGCGGGCGATCACATCGTCTGCATCGGTGACGTTTATGGAGGGACGTTTGAGCTGCTGGCGCGCAACCTGCCGAATCTCGGCATCGAGACCACCTTTCTCCTCGGAAATGAGGTGGATCGCCTGCGCGAGGCAATGACGGAACGTACCCGCATCGTTTTCTTTGAAACCCCCACCAATCCCAATATGGAGATATTCGACATCGGTGCGGTCGCGGAGACGGCCCGGGGAGCGGGGGTCCTGACGGTGGTCGACAACACCTTTGCCTCGCCGGCCAACCAGAACCCGCTGGCGTTGGGAGCGGACATCGTCCTCCACAGCACCACCAAGTACCTTGGCGGTCACAGCGATCTCACGGGGGGCGTGGTGATCGGGCCGAAGGCGCGCGTGGAGCCGATCTGGCCGTGGCGCAAGAATCTCGGGCAGATCATGGCTCCAGAGGTGGCATACCTCCTTGCCCGCAGCCTGCGTACGCTGACGGTACGGGTGCGCCAGCAGAACGCCACCGCCCTTGCCGTAGCCGAGTTCCTGTCCAAACATCCCAAGGTGCTCAAGGTGAACTACCCGGGGCTGCCCGATTTTCCCGGTCACGCCGTCGCCGCGCGTCAGATGCGGGGATTCGGCGGAATGGTGAGTTTTGTGTACGACGGTGACGCAGCGGCTACCTCCGCGATGGTCGACCGACTGGGGATCTTCACCATCGCCGCCAGTCTCGGGGGCACCGAGAGCCTGGTCACCCAGCCGATCACCTCGACGCATCACGGCATGGCACGGGAGGAGAGGGAACGGCGGGGGATCGTGGACGGACTGGTGCGTATGTCGTGCGGCCTGGAGGACACGGAGGATCTGATAGCGGATTTGCAGCAGGCGATGGGGTAGGCTGGGTAGCCGGCGGAGACGGGTTCAACTGGGCGATGTCC
The DNA window shown above is from Geomonas sp. RF6 and carries:
- a CDS encoding trans-sulfuration enzyme family protein, translating into MKDQKTGFSTLCVHGGDVMDPQGGIHVPLYNHSTFGFPSTQALLDVVEGRKEGNFYTRFGQNPTIRAVERKLALLEGGELALAFSSGMAAEAATFLTHCKAGDHIVCIGDVYGGTFELLARNLPNLGIETTFLLGNEVDRLREAMTERTRIVFFETPTNPNMEIFDIGAVAETARGAGVLTVVDNTFASPANQNPLALGADIVLHSTTKYLGGHSDLTGGVVIGPKARVEPIWPWRKNLGQIMAPEVAYLLARSLRTLTVRVRQQNATALAVAEFLSKHPKVLKVNYPGLPDFPGHAVAARQMRGFGGMVSFVYDGDAAATSAMVDRLGIFTIAASLGGTESLVTQPITSTHHGMAREERERRGIVDGLVRMSCGLEDTEDLIADLQQAMG